The following are encoded in a window of Rosa chinensis cultivar Old Blush chromosome 4, RchiOBHm-V2, whole genome shotgun sequence genomic DNA:
- the LOC112197564 gene encoding glutamate receptor 2.9 isoform X3 has product MIFILSMLIIKQGFSFSPGIQRMMLFQQHLKHLINIENVSAIIGPQSSAEAKFVIELGRRNHVPILSFSATSPSLSPSHSSFFVRTAFSDSAQVEAIAAIVGAYRWLEVVLIYEDTEYGNSLIPYLVDAFQQVGARVPYRSVIPPHYNGTKILKELDHLKSTRARIFLVHMTASLGSKFFFLASKAGMMTEGYGWIVTEGLSTLLDPVGSRTMDSMQGVVGVRPYITMSKELKDFVLRMKRFRFRKSSKITGINLFGLWAYDTVWALAMAVEKVGIANYSTMIQNVSTSRVDLASLGTGDRGQKLLEAILDLKFENLSGNFRLAKGQLEASTFEVFNVIGGKERIIGYWNQMKGLSRKLNGAAKLDVRKTLEKPIWPGYTTDIPPTKKLRIGVPLKKGFYEFLKFENNNISGFSAEIFFAAEKKLPFSLSYEFSAFAGTYDDLLYQIHLQKYDAVVGDTTIVADRSLYVDFTLPYSESGVSMIVLTEDSERNNLWIFLKPLSLGLWLTTGVAFIFTGFVIWLLEHRENTEFRGPPQKQLGMIFWFSFSTLVFAHREKVVNNWSRFVLIIWVFVVLILTQSYTASLASMLTVRKLQPAFTDIKEIQRNGYKVGYQNSSFIKGFLMEHLNFDETQLVPLVTIQDYHNALSRGNKNRVPAILDEVPYLKLILKKNCSKYTMVGPTYKTDGFGFAFQSGSSLVSYMSSAILNVTQDKNQMDKLQSTYFDYFDNQPACEDQSAKISSEGPSLGVYSFGGLFIIAGVASMVALLMYMYHFLCSHWPALRTISSSESRFWEKLVEVAKHFDKKDLTSHQFKRRESRVHALDTPDEGLAAAPAANDMQNNSCSRNSHNSGEQSWT; this is encoded by the exons ATGATTTTTATACTAAGCATGCTCATTATCAAACAAGGCTTTTCTTTCTCACCAGGGATTCAAAGAATGATGTTGTTTCAGCAGCATTTGAAG CACTTGATAAACATTGAAAATGTGAGTGCCATTATCGGACCTCAAAGTTCAGCAGAAGCAAAGTTTGTGATAGAGCTGGGAAGAAGGAATCATGTTCCCATTCTTTCGTTTTCTGCCACTAGTCCATCTCTTTCTCCATCCCATAGTTCATTTTTCGTTCGGACAGCTTTTAGTGACTCTGCTCAAGTAGAAGCCATAGCTGCCATTGTCGGAGCTTATAGATGGTTGGAAGTTGTTCTCATCTATGAAGACACCGAGTATGGAAATAGCTTAATTCCATATTTGGTAGACGCTTTCCAGCAAGTTGGCGCTCGAGTACCTTATAGAAGTGTCATTCCTCCTCATTATAATGGCACAAAAATTTTAAAGGAGCTTGACCACTTGAAATCAACTCGAGCAAGAATATTTTTGGTCCATATGACTGCTTCCCTTGGGTCCAAATTCTTTTTCTTAGCAAGTAAGGCAGGGATGATGACTGAAGGGTATGGATGGATTGTTACGGAAGGGTTATCGACTTTATTAGATCCTGTGGGTTCAAGAACCATGGACTCAATGCAAGGTGTAGTGGGGGTAAGGCCATATATAACAATGTCAAAAGAACTTAAAGACTTCGTGTTGCGAATGAAAAGATTCAGGTTCAGAAAATCAAGCAAGATTACTGGTATAAACCTCTTTGGGTTGTGGGCATATGATACAGTTTGGGCATTAGCAATGGCAGTGGAGAAGGTTGGAATAGCAAATTACAGTACCATGATACAAAATGTTAGCACAAGCAGAGTTGATCTTGCAAGTTTGGGAACTGGTGACAGGGGTCAAAAACTTCTTGAAGCTATCCTAGatttaaaatttgaaaacctcAGTGGGAATTTCCGGTTGGCTAAGGGACAGTTGGAAGCTTCAACCTTTGAGGTATTTAATGTGATTGGcggaaaagaaagaataatTGGATATTGGAACCAAATGAAAGGACTTTCCCGAAAGCTGAATGGAGCAGCAAAGTTGGATGTAAGGAAGACACTCGAGAAACCAATCTGGCCAGGGTACACTACAGACATCCCTCCAACAAAGAAATTAAGGATTGGAGTTCCCTTGAAAAAAGGTTTTTATGAATTCCTAAAATtcgaaaacaacaatatatcAGGATTCTCTGCTGAGATATTCTTTGCTGCAGAAAAGAAACTGCCATTTTCCCTTTCATATGAGTTTTCTGCCTTCGCGGGGACTTATGATGATCTTCTTTATCAAATTCATCTTCAG AAATATGATGCTGTGGTGGGAGACACAACAATTGTAGCTGATCGCTCATTATATGTAGATTTTACGTTGCCTTATTCTGAATCAGGAGTTTCCATGATAGTTTTGACAGAAGATAGTGAGAGGAATAATCTTTGGATTTTCTTGAAGCCACTAAGCTTGGGTCTTTGGTTGACAACCGGCGTAGCCTTCATATTTACAGGTTTTGTAATATGGCTTCTTGAGCACCGGGAAAACACCGAGTTCAGAGGTCCTCCACAGAAACAACTTGGCATGATATTCTGGTTCTCCTTTTCAACCCTCGTCTTTGCACACA GAGAGAAAGTGGTGAACAATTGGTCAAGGTTTGTGCTGATTATATGGGTTTTTGTGGTACTGATCCTAACACAGAGTTACACTGCAAGCTTAGCCTCGATGTTAACAGTACGGAAGTTGCAGCCTGCATTCACTGATATAAAAGAGATACAAAGAAATGGTTACAAAGTAGGATATCAAAATAGTTCCTTTATTAAAGGGTTTCTCATGGAACATTTAAATTTTGATGAGACCCAGTTGGTGCCATTGGTAACCATTCAGGATTATCATAACGCACTCTCTAGAGGAAATAAGAATAGAGTTCCTGCCATTTTAGATGAAGTCCCCTACCTCAAGTTGATCCTTAAAAAGAACTGTTCCAAGTACACCATGGTTGGACCAACCTACAAAACTGATGGATTTGGCTTT GCTTTCCAATCAGGGTCCTCGCTGGTATCCTACATGTCAAGCGCAATCTTGAACGTGACTCAAGATAAAAATCAGATGGATAAACTTCAGTCGACTTACTTTGATTACTTTGATAACCAACCTGCCTGTGAGGATCAAAGTGCCAAAATTTCTTCAGAGGGTCCAAGTCTTGGTGTCTACAGCTTTGGAGGCCTCTTCATCATCGCAGGTGTGGCCTCCATGGTTGCTCTTTTGATGTACATGTATCACTTCCTTTGCTCTCATTGGCCAGCTTTGCGAACAATTAGTTCTTCTGAGAGCAGATTTTGGGAGAAATTGGTTGAAGTGGCAAAGCATTTTGACAAGAAAGATCTCACTTCACATCAGTTTAAGCGAAGAGAATCAAGAGTACATGCTTTAGACACTCCTGATGAAGGTCTAGCAGCTGCACCGGCTGCTAATGATATGCAAAACAACTCATGCAGCAGGAACTCACATAATAGTGGAGAACAATCTTGGACatga
- the LOC112197564 gene encoding glutamate receptor 2.9 isoform X1 has product MANQKHFLWFIFIVLFIPGIELSTTKEVIQVPVGVVLNLNSSVGAMAENCMTMALDDFYTKHAHYQTRLFFLTRDSKNDVVSAAFEAQHLINIENVSAIIGPQSSAEAKFVIELGRRNHVPILSFSATSPSLSPSHSSFFVRTAFSDSAQVEAIAAIVGAYRWLEVVLIYEDTEYGNSLIPYLVDAFQQVGARVPYRSVIPPHYNGTKILKELDHLKSTRARIFLVHMTASLGSKFFFLASKAGMMTEGYGWIVTEGLSTLLDPVGSRTMDSMQGVVGVRPYITMSKELKDFVLRMKRFRFRKSSKITGINLFGLWAYDTVWALAMAVEKVGIANYSTMIQNVSTSRVDLASLGTGDRGQKLLEAILDLKFENLSGNFRLAKGQLEASTFEVFNVIGGKERIIGYWNQMKGLSRKLNGAAKLDVRKTLEKPIWPGYTTDIPPTKKLRIGVPLKKGFYEFLKFENNNISGFSAEIFFAAEKKLPFSLSYEFSAFAGTYDDLLYQIHLQKYDAVVGDTTIVADRSLYVDFTLPYSESGVSMIVLTEDSERNNLWIFLKPLSLGLWLTTGVAFIFTGFVIWLLEHRENTEFRGPPQKQLGMIFWFSFSTLVFAHREKVVNNWSRFVLIIWVFVVLILTQSYTASLASMLTVRKLQPAFTDIKEIQRNGYKVGYQNSSFIKGFLMEHLNFDETQLVPLVTIQDYHNALSRGNKNRVPAILDEVPYLKLILKKNCSKYTMVGPTYKTDGFGFAFQSGSSLVSYMSSAILNVTQDKNQMDKLQSTYFDYFDNQPACEDQSAKISSEGPSLGVYSFGGLFIIAGVASMVALLMYMYHFLCSHWPALRTISSSESRFWEKLVEVAKHFDKKDLTSHQFKRRESRVHALDTPDEGLAAAPAANDMQNNSCSRNSHNSGEQSWT; this is encoded by the exons ATGGCAAACCAGAAGCATTTCCTCTGGTTCATCTTCATTGTTTTGTTCATCCCTGGGATCGAGCTTTCAACGACGAAAGAGGTGATACAAGTACCAGTAGGGGTTGTTCTTAACTTAAATTCCTCAGTGGGAGCTATGGCAGAGAACTGCATGACCATGGCACTTGATGATTTTTATACTAAGCATGCTCATTATCAAACAAGGCTTTTCTTTCTCACCAGGGATTCAAAGAATGATGTTGTTTCAGCAGCATTTGAAG CACAGCACTTGATAAACATTGAAAATGTGAGTGCCATTATCGGACCTCAAAGTTCAGCAGAAGCAAAGTTTGTGATAGAGCTGGGAAGAAGGAATCATGTTCCCATTCTTTCGTTTTCTGCCACTAGTCCATCTCTTTCTCCATCCCATAGTTCATTTTTCGTTCGGACAGCTTTTAGTGACTCTGCTCAAGTAGAAGCCATAGCTGCCATTGTCGGAGCTTATAGATGGTTGGAAGTTGTTCTCATCTATGAAGACACCGAGTATGGAAATAGCTTAATTCCATATTTGGTAGACGCTTTCCAGCAAGTTGGCGCTCGAGTACCTTATAGAAGTGTCATTCCTCCTCATTATAATGGCACAAAAATTTTAAAGGAGCTTGACCACTTGAAATCAACTCGAGCAAGAATATTTTTGGTCCATATGACTGCTTCCCTTGGGTCCAAATTCTTTTTCTTAGCAAGTAAGGCAGGGATGATGACTGAAGGGTATGGATGGATTGTTACGGAAGGGTTATCGACTTTATTAGATCCTGTGGGTTCAAGAACCATGGACTCAATGCAAGGTGTAGTGGGGGTAAGGCCATATATAACAATGTCAAAAGAACTTAAAGACTTCGTGTTGCGAATGAAAAGATTCAGGTTCAGAAAATCAAGCAAGATTACTGGTATAAACCTCTTTGGGTTGTGGGCATATGATACAGTTTGGGCATTAGCAATGGCAGTGGAGAAGGTTGGAATAGCAAATTACAGTACCATGATACAAAATGTTAGCACAAGCAGAGTTGATCTTGCAAGTTTGGGAACTGGTGACAGGGGTCAAAAACTTCTTGAAGCTATCCTAGatttaaaatttgaaaacctcAGTGGGAATTTCCGGTTGGCTAAGGGACAGTTGGAAGCTTCAACCTTTGAGGTATTTAATGTGATTGGcggaaaagaaagaataatTGGATATTGGAACCAAATGAAAGGACTTTCCCGAAAGCTGAATGGAGCAGCAAAGTTGGATGTAAGGAAGACACTCGAGAAACCAATCTGGCCAGGGTACACTACAGACATCCCTCCAACAAAGAAATTAAGGATTGGAGTTCCCTTGAAAAAAGGTTTTTATGAATTCCTAAAATtcgaaaacaacaatatatcAGGATTCTCTGCTGAGATATTCTTTGCTGCAGAAAAGAAACTGCCATTTTCCCTTTCATATGAGTTTTCTGCCTTCGCGGGGACTTATGATGATCTTCTTTATCAAATTCATCTTCAG AAATATGATGCTGTGGTGGGAGACACAACAATTGTAGCTGATCGCTCATTATATGTAGATTTTACGTTGCCTTATTCTGAATCAGGAGTTTCCATGATAGTTTTGACAGAAGATAGTGAGAGGAATAATCTTTGGATTTTCTTGAAGCCACTAAGCTTGGGTCTTTGGTTGACAACCGGCGTAGCCTTCATATTTACAGGTTTTGTAATATGGCTTCTTGAGCACCGGGAAAACACCGAGTTCAGAGGTCCTCCACAGAAACAACTTGGCATGATATTCTGGTTCTCCTTTTCAACCCTCGTCTTTGCACACA GAGAGAAAGTGGTGAACAATTGGTCAAGGTTTGTGCTGATTATATGGGTTTTTGTGGTACTGATCCTAACACAGAGTTACACTGCAAGCTTAGCCTCGATGTTAACAGTACGGAAGTTGCAGCCTGCATTCACTGATATAAAAGAGATACAAAGAAATGGTTACAAAGTAGGATATCAAAATAGTTCCTTTATTAAAGGGTTTCTCATGGAACATTTAAATTTTGATGAGACCCAGTTGGTGCCATTGGTAACCATTCAGGATTATCATAACGCACTCTCTAGAGGAAATAAGAATAGAGTTCCTGCCATTTTAGATGAAGTCCCCTACCTCAAGTTGATCCTTAAAAAGAACTGTTCCAAGTACACCATGGTTGGACCAACCTACAAAACTGATGGATTTGGCTTT GCTTTCCAATCAGGGTCCTCGCTGGTATCCTACATGTCAAGCGCAATCTTGAACGTGACTCAAGATAAAAATCAGATGGATAAACTTCAGTCGACTTACTTTGATTACTTTGATAACCAACCTGCCTGTGAGGATCAAAGTGCCAAAATTTCTTCAGAGGGTCCAAGTCTTGGTGTCTACAGCTTTGGAGGCCTCTTCATCATCGCAGGTGTGGCCTCCATGGTTGCTCTTTTGATGTACATGTATCACTTCCTTTGCTCTCATTGGCCAGCTTTGCGAACAATTAGTTCTTCTGAGAGCAGATTTTGGGAGAAATTGGTTGAAGTGGCAAAGCATTTTGACAAGAAAGATCTCACTTCACATCAGTTTAAGCGAAGAGAATCAAGAGTACATGCTTTAGACACTCCTGATGAAGGTCTAGCAGCTGCACCGGCTGCTAATGATATGCAAAACAACTCATGCAGCAGGAACTCACATAATAGTGGAGAACAATCTTGGACatga
- the LOC112197564 gene encoding glutamate receptor 2.9 isoform X2 — MANQKHFLWFIFIVLFIPGIELSTTKEVIQVPVGVVLNLNSSVGAMAENCMTMALDDFYTKHAHYQTRLFFLTRDSKNDVVSAAFEAQHLINIENVSAIIGPQSSAEAKFVIELGRRNHVPILSFSATSPSLSPSHSSFFVRTAFSDSAQVEAIAAIVGAYRWLEVVLIYEDTEYGNSLIPYLVDAFQQVGARVPYRSVIPPHYNGTKILKELDHLKSTRARIFLVHMTASLGSKFFFLASKAGMMTEGYGWIVTEGLSTLLDPVGSRTMDSMQGVVGVRPYITMSKELKDFVLRMKRFRFRKSSKITGINLFGLWAYDTVWALAMAVEKVGIASRVDLASLGTGDRGQKLLEAILDLKFENLSGNFRLAKGQLEASTFEVFNVIGGKERIIGYWNQMKGLSRKLNGAAKLDVRKTLEKPIWPGYTTDIPPTKKLRIGVPLKKGFYEFLKFENNNISGFSAEIFFAAEKKLPFSLSYEFSAFAGTYDDLLYQIHLQKYDAVVGDTTIVADRSLYVDFTLPYSESGVSMIVLTEDSERNNLWIFLKPLSLGLWLTTGVAFIFTGFVIWLLEHRENTEFRGPPQKQLGMIFWFSFSTLVFAHREKVVNNWSRFVLIIWVFVVLILTQSYTASLASMLTVRKLQPAFTDIKEIQRNGYKVGYQNSSFIKGFLMEHLNFDETQLVPLVTIQDYHNALSRGNKNRVPAILDEVPYLKLILKKNCSKYTMVGPTYKTDGFGFAFQSGSSLVSYMSSAILNVTQDKNQMDKLQSTYFDYFDNQPACEDQSAKISSEGPSLGVYSFGGLFIIAGVASMVALLMYMYHFLCSHWPALRTISSSESRFWEKLVEVAKHFDKKDLTSHQFKRRESRVHALDTPDEGLAAAPAANDMQNNSCSRNSHNSGEQSWT; from the exons ATGGCAAACCAGAAGCATTTCCTCTGGTTCATCTTCATTGTTTTGTTCATCCCTGGGATCGAGCTTTCAACGACGAAAGAGGTGATACAAGTACCAGTAGGGGTTGTTCTTAACTTAAATTCCTCAGTGGGAGCTATGGCAGAGAACTGCATGACCATGGCACTTGATGATTTTTATACTAAGCATGCTCATTATCAAACAAGGCTTTTCTTTCTCACCAGGGATTCAAAGAATGATGTTGTTTCAGCAGCATTTGAAG CACAGCACTTGATAAACATTGAAAATGTGAGTGCCATTATCGGACCTCAAAGTTCAGCAGAAGCAAAGTTTGTGATAGAGCTGGGAAGAAGGAATCATGTTCCCATTCTTTCGTTTTCTGCCACTAGTCCATCTCTTTCTCCATCCCATAGTTCATTTTTCGTTCGGACAGCTTTTAGTGACTCTGCTCAAGTAGAAGCCATAGCTGCCATTGTCGGAGCTTATAGATGGTTGGAAGTTGTTCTCATCTATGAAGACACCGAGTATGGAAATAGCTTAATTCCATATTTGGTAGACGCTTTCCAGCAAGTTGGCGCTCGAGTACCTTATAGAAGTGTCATTCCTCCTCATTATAATGGCACAAAAATTTTAAAGGAGCTTGACCACTTGAAATCAACTCGAGCAAGAATATTTTTGGTCCATATGACTGCTTCCCTTGGGTCCAAATTCTTTTTCTTAGCAAGTAAGGCAGGGATGATGACTGAAGGGTATGGATGGATTGTTACGGAAGGGTTATCGACTTTATTAGATCCTGTGGGTTCAAGAACCATGGACTCAATGCAAGGTGTAGTGGGGGTAAGGCCATATATAACAATGTCAAAAGAACTTAAAGACTTCGTGTTGCGAATGAAAAGATTCAGGTTCAGAAAATCAAGCAAGATTACTGGTATAAACCTCTTTGGGTTGTGGGCATATGATACAGTTTGGGCATTAGCAATGGCAGTGGAGAAGGTTGGAATAGCAA GCAGAGTTGATCTTGCAAGTTTGGGAACTGGTGACAGGGGTCAAAAACTTCTTGAAGCTATCCTAGatttaaaatttgaaaacctcAGTGGGAATTTCCGGTTGGCTAAGGGACAGTTGGAAGCTTCAACCTTTGAGGTATTTAATGTGATTGGcggaaaagaaagaataatTGGATATTGGAACCAAATGAAAGGACTTTCCCGAAAGCTGAATGGAGCAGCAAAGTTGGATGTAAGGAAGACACTCGAGAAACCAATCTGGCCAGGGTACACTACAGACATCCCTCCAACAAAGAAATTAAGGATTGGAGTTCCCTTGAAAAAAGGTTTTTATGAATTCCTAAAATtcgaaaacaacaatatatcAGGATTCTCTGCTGAGATATTCTTTGCTGCAGAAAAGAAACTGCCATTTTCCCTTTCATATGAGTTTTCTGCCTTCGCGGGGACTTATGATGATCTTCTTTATCAAATTCATCTTCAG AAATATGATGCTGTGGTGGGAGACACAACAATTGTAGCTGATCGCTCATTATATGTAGATTTTACGTTGCCTTATTCTGAATCAGGAGTTTCCATGATAGTTTTGACAGAAGATAGTGAGAGGAATAATCTTTGGATTTTCTTGAAGCCACTAAGCTTGGGTCTTTGGTTGACAACCGGCGTAGCCTTCATATTTACAGGTTTTGTAATATGGCTTCTTGAGCACCGGGAAAACACCGAGTTCAGAGGTCCTCCACAGAAACAACTTGGCATGATATTCTGGTTCTCCTTTTCAACCCTCGTCTTTGCACACA GAGAGAAAGTGGTGAACAATTGGTCAAGGTTTGTGCTGATTATATGGGTTTTTGTGGTACTGATCCTAACACAGAGTTACACTGCAAGCTTAGCCTCGATGTTAACAGTACGGAAGTTGCAGCCTGCATTCACTGATATAAAAGAGATACAAAGAAATGGTTACAAAGTAGGATATCAAAATAGTTCCTTTATTAAAGGGTTTCTCATGGAACATTTAAATTTTGATGAGACCCAGTTGGTGCCATTGGTAACCATTCAGGATTATCATAACGCACTCTCTAGAGGAAATAAGAATAGAGTTCCTGCCATTTTAGATGAAGTCCCCTACCTCAAGTTGATCCTTAAAAAGAACTGTTCCAAGTACACCATGGTTGGACCAACCTACAAAACTGATGGATTTGGCTTT GCTTTCCAATCAGGGTCCTCGCTGGTATCCTACATGTCAAGCGCAATCTTGAACGTGACTCAAGATAAAAATCAGATGGATAAACTTCAGTCGACTTACTTTGATTACTTTGATAACCAACCTGCCTGTGAGGATCAAAGTGCCAAAATTTCTTCAGAGGGTCCAAGTCTTGGTGTCTACAGCTTTGGAGGCCTCTTCATCATCGCAGGTGTGGCCTCCATGGTTGCTCTTTTGATGTACATGTATCACTTCCTTTGCTCTCATTGGCCAGCTTTGCGAACAATTAGTTCTTCTGAGAGCAGATTTTGGGAGAAATTGGTTGAAGTGGCAAAGCATTTTGACAAGAAAGATCTCACTTCACATCAGTTTAAGCGAAGAGAATCAAGAGTACATGCTTTAGACACTCCTGATGAAGGTCTAGCAGCTGCACCGGCTGCTAATGATATGCAAAACAACTCATGCAGCAGGAACTCACATAATAGTGGAGAACAATCTTGGACatga